In a single window of the Oryctolagus cuniculus chromosome 2, mOryCun1.1, whole genome shotgun sequence genome:
- the PDIA6 gene encoding protein disulfide-isomerase A6: protein MARLGLGLVSCTFFLAVNGLYSSSDDVIELTPSNFNREVIQSDSLWLVEFYAPWCGHCQRLTPEWKKAASALKDVVKVGAVDADKHQALGGQYGVQGFPTIKIFGANKNRPEDYQGGRTGEAIVDAALSALRQLVKDRLGGRSGSHSSGRQGRGDSASKKDVIELTDDSFDENVLESDDIWMVEFYAPWCGHCKNLEPEWAAAATEVKEQTKGKVKLAAVDATVNQMLSSRYGIRGFPTIKIFQKGESPVDYDGGRTRSDIVSRALDLFSDNAPPPELLEIVNEDVAKRACEEHQLCIVAVLPHILDTGAAGRNSYLDVLLKLADKYKKKMWGWLWTEAGAQAELESALGIGGFGYPAMAAINARKMKFALLKGSFSEQGINEFLRELSFGRGSTAPVGGGVFPAISVRDPWDGQDGVLPVEDDIDLSDVELDDLEKDEL from the exons ATGGCTCGCCTGGGGCTCG GTTTGGTGAGCTGCACCTTCTTTCTAGCTGTGAACGGTCTGTATTCCTCTAGCGATGACGTCATCGAGCTAACACCATCGAATTTCAACAGAGAAGTCATTCAGAGCGACAGTTTGTGGCTCGTAGAATTCTACGCCCCATG GTGCGGCCACTGCCAGCGGTTAACGCCAGAGTGGAAGAAAGCGGCCAGTGCCTTAAAG GATGTTGTAAAAGTCGGTGCAGTTGATGCAGACAAGCACCAGGCCCTGGGAGGTcagtatggggtgcagggcttTCCGACCATCAAGATTTTTGGAGCCAACAAGAACAGACCAGAAGATTATCAGG GGGGCAGGACCGGCGAGGCGATTGTGGACGCCGCACTCAGCGCCCTGCGCCAGCTTGTGAAGGACCGGCTCGGCGGCAGGAGTGGCAGCCACAGCTCCGGAAGACAG GGCAGAGGCGACAGCGCAAGTAAGAAGGATGTGATTGAGCTGACGGATGACAGCTTTGATGAGAACGTCCTCGAGAGCGACGACATCTGGATGGTTGAGTTCTACGCGCCTTGGTGTGGACACTGCAAAAA CCTCGAGCCAGAGTGGGCTGCCGCAGCCACCGAGGTCAAAGAGCAGACGAAAGGGAAAGTGAAGCTGGCGGCCGTGGACGCCACCGTGAACCAGATGCTGTCGAGCAGATACGGG ATTCGAGGATTTCCTACAATCAAGATATTTCAGAAAGGCGAGTCTCCTGTGGACTACGACGGTGGGAGGACGAGGTCCGACATAGTGTCCCGGGCCCTGGATCTGTTCTCCGACAACGCCCCGCCCCCGGAGCTGCTGGAG ATCGTCAACGAGGACGTGGCCAAGAGGGCGTGTGAGGAACACCAGCTGTGCATCGTGGCGGTGCTGCCGCACATCCTAGACACAG gagctgcaggcagaaaTTCGTATTTGGATGTTCTTCTGAAGTTGGCCgataaatacaaaaagaaaatgtgggg GTGGCTGTGGACAGAAGCCGGGGCGCAGGCGGAGCTGGAGTCGGCGCTGGGCATCGGCGGGTTCGGGTAccctgccatggcagccatcaACGCACGCAAGATGAAGTTTGCTCTGCTCAAAGGGTCGTTCAGCGAGCAGGGCATTAACGAGTTTCTCAG GGAGCTGTCCTTCGGGCGTGGCTCCACCGCCCCTGTGGGAGGCGGGGTCTTCCCTGCCATCAGTGTGCGAGATCCGTGGGACGGCCAGGACGGCGTG CTGCCCGTGGAGGACGACATTGACCTCAGCGACGTGGAGCTCGACGACTTGGAGAAGGACGAGCTGTGA